One Streptomyces sp. NBC_01217 genomic region harbors:
- a CDS encoding DUF721 domain-containing protein: protein MPGWPVDGKQPEPSGVDLARVALRAAKEQARARGAAAQQKKQARRGGGLRSGARADGRDPLPLGAAINRLITERGWETPAAVGGVMGRWPQIVGEDLANHCVPLRYDEDPDERVLTVQCDSTAWATQLRLLAPQLVARLNADLGHGTVRLIKVLGPGGPQRRFGPLRAPGSTGPGDTYG, encoded by the coding sequence CTGCCGGGGTGGCCGGTGGACGGGAAGCAGCCGGAGCCGTCGGGTGTGGATCTGGCGCGGGTGGCGTTGCGTGCGGCGAAGGAGCAGGCGCGGGCGCGTGGTGCTGCGGCGCAGCAGAAGAAGCAGGCTCGGCGGGGTGGCGGTCTGCGTTCGGGGGCGCGGGCGGACGGTCGGGATCCGTTGCCGTTGGGTGCGGCGATCAATCGTCTGATCACTGAGCGTGGCTGGGAGACGCCTGCGGCGGTGGGTGGGGTGATGGGGCGGTGGCCGCAGATCGTCGGTGAGGATCTGGCCAATCACTGTGTGCCGTTGCGGTACGACGAGGATCCGGACGAGCGGGTGCTGACGGTGCAGTGCGATTCGACGGCGTGGGCGACGCAGCTGCGGTTGCTGGCGCCTCAGCTGGTTGCCCGGCTGAATGCGGATCTGGGGCATGGCACGGTGAGGTTGATCAAGGTGTTGGGGCCGGGTGGTCCGCAGCGCAGGTTCGGTCCTTTGCGGGCGCCGGGGAGCACGGGTCCTGGGGATACGTACGGCTGA
- the rnpA gene encoding ribonuclease P protein component codes for MLPTENRLRRREDFATAVRRGRRAGRPLLVVHLRSGATDPHVTGEIAPPPRAGFVVSKAVGGAVVRTAVKRRLRHLVRERLALLPPGSLVVVRALPGAGDADHEQLARDLDAALQRLLGGGAR; via the coding sequence GTGCTGCCTACCGAGAATCGGCTGAGGCGGCGCGAGGACTTCGCGACCGCAGTACGTCGAGGACGCCGGGCCGGCCGCCCGCTACTCGTCGTTCATCTACGCAGCGGTGCCACGGACCCGCACGTGACTGGGGAGATTGCTCCCCCGCCGCGTGCGGGTTTCGTTGTCAGCAAAGCCGTGGGTGGCGCGGTTGTACGCACAGCGGTGAAGCGCAGGCTTCGCCATCTGGTCCGCGAACGGCTGGCCCTGCTGCCCCCCGGTAGCCTGGTTGTCGTACGAGCGTTGCCCGGTGCGGGCGACGCCGACCATGAACAGCTGGCCCGAGACCTGGATGCTGCTCTGCAGCGGCTGCTGGGAGGGGGCGCGCGATGA
- the rpmH gene encoding 50S ribosomal protein L34 — translation MSKRTFQPNNRRRAKTHGFRLRMRTRAGRAILASRRGKGRANLSA, via the coding sequence GTGAGCAAGCGCACCTTCCAGCCGAACAACCGTCGTCGCGCGAAGACCCACGGCTTCCGGCTGCGTATGCGCACCCGTGCCGGCCGCGCGATTCTCGCGTCCCGCCGTGGCAAGGGTCGCGCCAACCTGTCCGCCTGA
- the dnaA gene encoding chromosomal replication initiator protein DnaA: MADVPADLAAVWPRVLEQLLGEGQQGIEPKDKQWIERCQPLALVADTALLAVPNEWGKRVLEGRLAPLISETLSRECGRPIRIAITVDDSAGEPPSPPGPPMHQSQQPQQQHRYQGPQHDERQHNDAYDGYGHRPSDDGMPTARPAYPDYQQQRPEPGAWPRTQEDLSWQQPRLGGFQDRDTSGEQWREPYAGGRPQQSQHDYRAQPPERQGYEQQRPERHGMQDPQHHQGGAGTGRPGGATGPMGAQPAPTPGPGEPAARLNPKYLFDTFVIGASNRFAHAAAVAVAEAPAKAYNPLFIYGESGLGKTHLLHAIGHYARSLYPGTRVRYVSSEEFTNEFINSIRDGKGDTFRKRYRDVDILLVDDIQFLASKESTQEEFFHTFNTLHNANKQIVLSSDRPPKQLVTLEDRLRNRFEWGLTTDVQPPELETRIAILRKKAVQEQLNAPPEVLEFIASRISRNIRELEGALIRVTAFASLNRQPVDLGLTEHVLKDLIPGGEDSAPEITATAIMAATADYFGLTVDDLCGTSRSRVLVTARQIAMYLCRELTDLSLPKIGAQFGGRDHTTVMHADRKIRALMAERRSIYNQVTELTNRIKNG; encoded by the coding sequence GTGGCTGATGTACCTGCCGATCTTGCCGCAGTGTGGCCACGAGTGCTGGAGCAACTCCTCGGGGAGGGCCAGCAGGGCATCGAGCCGAAGGACAAGCAGTGGATCGAGCGCTGCCAGCCGCTCGCACTGGTCGCCGACACGGCACTGCTCGCCGTCCCCAACGAATGGGGCAAGCGAGTCCTCGAAGGCCGGCTCGCGCCGCTCATCAGCGAGACGCTGAGCCGCGAATGCGGCCGCCCGATCCGCATCGCGATCACCGTCGACGACTCCGCGGGCGAACCTCCGAGCCCGCCCGGACCGCCGATGCACCAGTCCCAGCAGCCCCAGCAGCAGCACCGCTACCAAGGTCCGCAGCACGACGAGCGTCAGCACAACGACGCCTACGACGGATACGGACACCGGCCCTCCGACGACGGCATGCCGACCGCTCGGCCCGCCTACCCCGACTACCAGCAGCAGCGCCCCGAACCCGGTGCGTGGCCGCGCACCCAGGAGGATCTCTCCTGGCAGCAGCCCCGGCTCGGCGGATTCCAGGACCGCGACACGTCAGGGGAGCAGTGGCGCGAGCCGTACGCCGGCGGCCGCCCCCAGCAGTCGCAGCACGACTACCGTGCGCAGCCGCCCGAGCGCCAGGGTTACGAGCAGCAGCGCCCCGAACGCCACGGCATGCAGGACCCCCAGCACCACCAGGGCGGCGCCGGCACCGGGCGGCCCGGCGGTGCCACCGGGCCGATGGGCGCACAGCCCGCCCCCACGCCCGGCCCCGGCGAACCGGCGGCCCGGCTGAATCCGAAGTACCTCTTCGACACCTTCGTCATCGGTGCGTCCAACCGGTTCGCGCACGCCGCAGCGGTCGCCGTGGCCGAAGCACCCGCCAAGGCGTACAACCCGCTCTTCATCTATGGGGAGTCCGGGCTCGGCAAGACCCACCTGCTGCATGCCATCGGGCACTACGCCCGCAGCCTCTACCCGGGAACCCGGGTGCGGTACGTGAGCTCCGAGGAGTTCACCAACGAGTTCATCAACTCGATCCGCGACGGCAAGGGCGACACCTTCCGCAAGCGCTACCGCGATGTGGACATCCTGCTGGTCGACGACATCCAGTTCCTGGCGAGCAAGGAGTCGACGCAGGAGGAGTTCTTCCACACCTTCAATACGCTCCACAACGCCAACAAGCAGATCGTGCTGTCCTCGGACCGGCCGCCCAAGCAGCTGGTGACCCTGGAGGACCGGTTGCGGAACCGTTTCGAGTGGGGTCTGACCACCGATGTGCAGCCGCCGGAGCTGGAGACGCGGATCGCGATCCTCCGTAAGAAGGCGGTGCAGGAGCAGCTCAACGCCCCGCCGGAGGTACTGGAGTTCATCGCCTCCCGCATCTCCCGGAACATCAGGGAGCTGGAGGGGGCGCTGATCCGGGTCACGGCCTTCGCAAGTCTCAACCGCCAGCCGGTGGACCTCGGGCTGACCGAGCACGTCCTGAAGGACCTGATCCCGGGTGGCGAGGACTCGGCGCCGGAGATCACGGCGACGGCCATCATGGCGGCGACCGCGGACTACTTCGGTCTGACGGTGGACGATCTCTGCGGAACGTCGCGCAGCCGTGTGCTGGTGACGGCCCGCCAGATCGCCATGTATCTCTGCCGGGAGCTGACCGATCTGTCACTGCCCAAGATCGGTGCGCAGTTCGGCGGCCGCGACCATACAACGGTGATGCACGCGGACCGGAAGATCCGTGCGCTGATGGCGGAGCGACGCTCCATCTACAACCAGGTCACCGAGCTCACCAACCGCATCAAGAACGGCTGA
- the yidD gene encoding membrane protein insertion efficiency factor YidD, whose protein sequence is MKYPLLALIKLYQWTISPLLGPVCRYYPSCSHYGYTAIDRHGAIKGTALTAWRILRCNPWSPGGVDHVPPRKRPRWHELLRDAIRGGKGGDSAADVPPGGSVLDPASPAAETSPNAQGA, encoded by the coding sequence ATGAAGTACCCGTTGCTGGCTCTCATCAAGTTGTATCAGTGGACGATCAGCCCGCTTCTCGGGCCTGTCTGCCGTTACTACCCGTCGTGTTCCCACTATGGATATACGGCGATCGACCGGCACGGAGCGATCAAGGGAACTGCGCTGACGGCTTGGCGCATCCTTCGGTGCAATCCGTGGTCACCCGGTGGCGTGGACCATGTTCCACCACGTAAACGTCCGCGTTGGCACGAACTGCTGCGTGATGCCATACGCGGTGGCAAGGGCGGGGACTCCGCCGCTGATGTGCCTCCCGGGGGGTCGGTTCTCGACCCCGCGAGCCCGGCCGCAGAGACTTCGCCCAATGCTCAAGGAGCCTGA
- the dnaN gene encoding DNA polymerase III subunit beta: MKIRVERDVLAEAVAWVARSLPARPPAPVLAGLLLKAEDGALSFSSFDYEVSARVSVDAEVEEDGTVLVSGRLLADICRALPNRPVEISTDGVRATVVCGSSRFTLHTLPVEEYPALPEMPTATGTVPGEVFASAAAQVAIAAGRDDTLPVLTGVRIEIEGETVTLASTDRYRFAVREFLWKPENPDASAVALVPAKTLLDTAKALTSGDTVTLALSGSGAGEGLIGFEGAGRRTTTRLLEGDLPKYRTLFPTEFNSVAVIETAPFVEAVKRVALVAERNTPVRLSFEQGVLILEAGSSDDAQAVERVDAVLEGDDISIAFNPTFLLDGLSAIDSPVAQLSFTTSTKPALLSGRPAVDAEADDAYKYLIMPVRLSG; the protein is encoded by the coding sequence GTGAAGATCCGGGTGGAGCGCGATGTACTCGCGGAGGCTGTGGCCTGGGTGGCCCGTAGCCTCCCGGCCCGTCCGCCGGCGCCCGTTCTTGCGGGCCTTCTGCTGAAGGCTGAGGACGGCGCCCTCAGCTTCTCCAGCTTCGACTACGAGGTCTCGGCCCGGGTCTCGGTGGACGCCGAGGTCGAGGAGGACGGCACGGTGCTGGTCTCCGGCCGGCTGCTCGCCGACATCTGCCGCGCTCTTCCCAACCGCCCGGTGGAGATTTCCACAGACGGTGTACGGGCGACCGTGGTCTGCGGCTCCTCGCGATTCACACTCCACACCCTTCCTGTGGAGGAGTACCCGGCGCTGCCGGAGATGCCGACTGCCACGGGCACGGTCCCGGGCGAGGTCTTCGCCTCGGCCGCCGCCCAGGTCGCCATCGCCGCGGGCCGTGACGACACGCTGCCGGTGCTGACCGGTGTGCGGATCGAGATCGAGGGCGAGACCGTCACCCTGGCCTCCACCGACCGCTACCGCTTCGCGGTCCGCGAGTTCCTCTGGAAGCCGGAGAACCCGGATGCCTCGGCTGTCGCCCTGGTCCCCGCCAAGACGCTGCTGGACACCGCCAAGGCGCTGACCAGCGGTGACACGGTGACTCTGGCGCTGTCCGGCTCGGGTGCCGGTGAGGGCCTGATCGGTTTCGAGGGCGCGGGCCGCCGTACGACCACGCGACTGCTCGAAGGCGATCTGCCGAAGTACCGGACGCTGTTCCCCACCGAGTTCAACTCGGTCGCGGTCATCGAGACCGCTCCGTTCGTCGAGGCCGTCAAGCGTGTGGCTCTGGTCGCCGAGCGGAACACCCCGGTGCGGCTCAGCTTCGAGCAGGGTGTGCTGATCCTGGAGGCCGGTTCCAGCGACGATGCACAGGCTGTGGAGCGGGTCGACGCGGTGCTGGAGGGCGATGACATCTCGATCGCCTTCAACCCGACCTTCCTGCTGGACGGGCTGAGCGCGATCGACTCCCCGGTCGCCCAGCTCTCCTTCACGACGTCCACCAAGCCCGCGCTGCTCAGCGGCCGTCCCGCGGTGGATGCCGAGGCGGATGACGCATACAAGTATCTGATCATGCCGGTCCGCCTCTCCGGCTGA
- the yidC gene encoding membrane protein insertase YidC codes for MDTIASLFSFITWPVSWVIVQFHKLYGAIFGDDTGWAWGLSIVSLVVLIRICLIPLFVKQIKSTRNMQVLQPKMKAIQERYKSDKQRQSEEMMKLYKETGTNPLSSCLPILAQSPFFFALYHVLSAIASGKTIGVINQPLLDSARQAHIFGAPLAAKFTDSASEVAALGASLTDVRVVTAIMIVMMSASQFFTQRQLMTKNVDLTVKTPYMQQQKMLMYIFPVIFAVMGINFPVGVLVYWLTTNVWTMGQQMYVINQNPTPGSKAQDQYLGRLLKSVTAHGEVRGRTRRNTVKRIVSKGADRNDIERKFITGLAKLGLTAQEDGTVSKSDTAALAESEGGAAQRRQQPKRQTKAQRQTGTAQQAGAKDADSTESDAKTSLQKPTAAQDDKPKPAGKPASGSSRQAKSGQRKGPQRPKHPSKK; via the coding sequence GTGGACACGATTGCCAGTCTGTTCAGCTTTATCACCTGGCCTGTTTCATGGGTCATCGTCCAGTTCCACAAGTTGTACGGAGCGATCTTCGGCGATGACACGGGCTGGGCCTGGGGCCTGTCCATCGTGTCCCTGGTGGTGCTGATCCGGATCTGCCTGATCCCGCTTTTCGTGAAGCAGATCAAGTCGACCCGGAACATGCAGGTGCTCCAGCCGAAGATGAAGGCGATCCAGGAGCGCTACAAGAGCGACAAGCAGCGCCAGTCCGAAGAGATGATGAAGCTGTACAAGGAGACGGGTACCAACCCGCTCTCCTCGTGTCTTCCCATCCTGGCGCAGTCTCCGTTCTTCTTCGCCCTGTATCACGTGCTCTCGGCCATCGCCTCGGGCAAGACGATCGGTGTCATCAACCAGCCGCTGCTGGACAGCGCGCGGCAGGCACACATCTTCGGTGCTCCGCTGGCCGCGAAGTTCACCGACAGCGCCTCGGAGGTCGCCGCTCTCGGTGCCTCTCTGACCGATGTCCGGGTCGTCACCGCGATCATGATCGTGATGATGTCGGCGTCGCAGTTCTTCACCCAGCGCCAGCTGATGACGAAGAACGTCGACCTGACGGTCAAGACGCCGTACATGCAGCAGCAGAAGATGCTGATGTACATCTTCCCGGTGATCTTCGCCGTCATGGGTATCAACTTCCCCGTCGGTGTCCTCGTCTACTGGCTGACCACCAACGTCTGGACCATGGGTCAGCAGATGTACGTGATCAACCAGAACCCGACCCCGGGCAGCAAGGCGCAGGACCAGTACCTGGGACGTCTGCTGAAGAGCGTCACCGCTCACGGCGAGGTTCGCGGCAGGACGAGGCGCAATACGGTCAAGCGGATCGTGTCCAAGGGCGCGGATCGCAATGACATCGAGCGGAAGTTCATCACGGGACTGGCCAAGCTGGGCCTCACGGCCCAGGAGGACGGCACGGTGAGCAAGAGCGATACGGCTGCCCTTGCCGAGTCCGAGGGCGGAGCCGCGCAGCGGCGTCAGCAGCCCAAGCGCCAGACCAAGGCCCAGCGTCAGACCGGTACGGCCCAGCAGGCGGGGGCGAAGGACGCCGATTCCACCGAGTCGGATGCCAAGACCTCCCTGCAGAAGCCGACCGCAGCGCAGGACGACAAGCCCAAGCCGGCGGGCAAGCCCGCGTCCGGCTCCTCACGCCAAGCCAAGTCCGGACAGCGCAAGGGCCCGCAGCGGCCCAAGCACCCGTCCAAGAAGTAA
- the recF gene encoding DNA replication/repair protein RecF (All proteins in this family for which functions are known are DNA-binding proteins that assist the filamentation of RecA onto DNA for the initiation of recombination or recombinational repair.) translates to MHVTHLSLADFRSYARVEVPLDPGVTAFVGANGQGKTNLVEAVGYLATLGSHRVSSDAPLVRMGADRAVIRAAVTQGERSQLIELELNPGKANRARINRSSQVRPRDVLGIVRTVLFAPEDLALVKGDPGERRRFLDELITARSPRMAGVRSDYERVLKQRNTLLKSAAMARRHGGRSMDLSTLDVWDQHLGRVGAELLAQRLDLIATLQPLTDKAYADVAPGGGPVALEYRSSVGADVEPARTRDELYEQLIAALAEVRKQEIERGVTLVGPHRDDLLLGLRGMPAKGYASHGESWSFALALRLASYDLLRGEGNEPVLVLDDVFAELDARRRERLAELVAQGEQVLVTAAVDDDVPGVLAGTRYSVSSGEVERL, encoded by the coding sequence ATGCATGTCACGCATCTCTCGCTGGCCGACTTCCGCTCGTACGCCCGGGTCGAGGTACCTCTCGATCCGGGCGTCACCGCTTTCGTGGGGGCGAATGGCCAGGGCAAGACCAATCTGGTGGAGGCCGTCGGCTACCTCGCGACGCTGGGCAGCCACCGCGTCTCCTCCGATGCGCCGCTGGTGCGGATGGGTGCGGACCGGGCGGTCATCCGGGCTGCCGTCACTCAGGGCGAGCGTTCGCAGCTGATCGAGCTGGAGCTCAATCCGGGCAAGGCCAATCGGGCCAGGATCAATCGATCGTCGCAGGTCAGGCCGCGTGACGTGCTGGGGATCGTACGTACGGTGCTGTTCGCGCCGGAGGATCTGGCGCTGGTCAAGGGGGATCCCGGGGAGCGCCGGCGCTTTCTCGACGAGCTGATCACGGCGCGTTCGCCGCGGATGGCGGGTGTGCGTTCGGATTACGAGCGGGTGCTGAAGCAGCGGAACACCCTGCTGAAGTCGGCGGCGATGGCGCGCAGACACGGTGGCCGGTCGATGGATCTGTCCACGCTGGATGTGTGGGATCAGCATCTGGGCCGGGTGGGTGCGGAGCTGCTGGCGCAGCGGCTGGATCTGATCGCGACCCTGCAGCCGCTGACCGACAAGGCGTACGCGGATGTCGCGCCCGGCGGTGGCCCCGTGGCACTGGAGTACCGCAGTTCGGTCGGCGCGGACGTGGAGCCGGCCCGTACCCGTGACGAGCTGTACGAGCAGCTGATCGCCGCCCTCGCGGAGGTCCGTAAGCAGGAGATCGAGCGGGGTGTGACGCTGGTCGGCCCGCATCGTGATGATCTTTTGCTGGGGCTGCGGGGCATGCCTGCCAAGGGGTACGCGAGCCATGGCGAGTCCTGGTCGTTCGCGTTGGCGCTGCGGCTGGCTTCGTACGATCTGCTGCGCGGTGAGGGCAATGAGCCGGTGCTGGTGCTGGACGATGTCTTTGCCGAGCTGGATGCGCGTCGTCGTGAGCGGTTGGCGGAGCTGGTGGCTCAGGGTGAGCAGGTGCTGGTGACGGCTGCGGTGGACGACGATGTTCCGGGTGTGCTGGCGGGGACGCGGTATTCGGTGTCCTCGGGTGAGGTGGAGCGGCTGTGA
- a CDS encoding Jag family protein encodes MTEGTTSTAAEGSDTLTRLEQEGEIAADYLEGLLDIADLDGDIDMDVEADRAAVSIISESARDLQKLVGRDGEVLEALQELTRLAVHRETGDRSRLMLDIAGFRAKKRAELAELGAKAADEVKNTGEPVKLDPMTPFERKVVHDAVAAAGLRSESEGEEPQRFVVVLPA; translated from the coding sequence GTGACGGAAGGCACCACCTCCACGGCCGCTGAGGGCAGCGACACCTTGACCCGCCTTGAGCAGGAGGGCGAGATCGCAGCGGATTACCTTGAGGGCCTGCTCGACATCGCCGACCTCGACGGCGACATCGACATGGATGTCGAGGCGGACCGGGCCGCGGTCTCGATCATCAGCGAGTCGGCACGTGATCTGCAGAAGCTCGTGGGCCGCGACGGTGAGGTGCTGGAGGCGCTCCAGGAGCTGACGCGGCTTGCTGTCCACCGGGAGACCGGTGACCGCAGTCGGCTGATGCTGGACATCGCGGGCTTCCGGGCCAAGAAGCGGGCGGAGCTCGCCGAGCTGGGCGCCAAGGCCGCGGATGAGGTCAAGAACACCGGTGAGCCGGTGAAGCTGGACCCGATGACGCCGTTCGAGCGCAAGGTCGTGCACGATGCGGTAGCGGCCGCTGGTCTGCGCAGTGAGTCCGAGGGCGAGGAGCCGCAGCGCTTCGTCGTCGTTCTTCCGGCCTGA
- the gnd gene encoding phosphogluconate dehydrogenase (NAD(+)-dependent, decarboxylating) produces MELGLVGLGKMGGNMRERIRRAGHTVIGYDRNPDVSDVHSLEELVGKLKGPRVIWVMVPAGAATQSTIDELAALLSPGDIVVDGGNSRWTDDEKHAVELGIKGIGFVDCGVSGGVWGLENGYALMYGGDAEHVAKVQPVFDALKPEGDFGSVHAGKVGAGHFAKMVHNGIEYAMMQAYAEGWELLEKVDSVTDVREVFRSWQEGTVIRSWLLDLAVNALDDDEHLDKLRGFAADSGEGRWTVEAAIDNAVPLPAITASLFARFASRQDDSPQMKMIAALRNQFGGHAVENKK; encoded by the coding sequence ATGGAGCTCGGTCTCGTCGGCCTCGGCAAGATGGGCGGCAACATGCGCGAGCGCATCCGCCGCGCAGGCCACACCGTCATCGGTTACGACCGCAACCCGGATGTCTCCGATGTCCACAGCCTCGAAGAGCTGGTGGGCAAGCTGAAGGGCCCCCGGGTCATCTGGGTGATGGTGCCGGCCGGTGCCGCAACCCAGTCCACCATCGACGAACTGGCCGCACTGCTCTCGCCCGGTGACATCGTCGTGGACGGCGGCAACTCCCGCTGGACCGACGACGAGAAGCACGCGGTCGAGCTGGGCATCAAGGGCATCGGCTTCGTGGACTGCGGCGTCTCCGGCGGCGTCTGGGGCCTGGAGAACGGCTACGCGCTGATGTACGGCGGCGACGCCGAGCACGTGGCGAAGGTCCAGCCGGTCTTCGACGCGCTGAAGCCCGAGGGCGACTTCGGTTCCGTCCACGCGGGCAAGGTCGGCGCCGGCCACTTCGCGAAGATGGTTCACAACGGCATCGAGTACGCCATGATGCAGGCCTACGCCGAGGGCTGGGAGCTGCTGGAGAAGGTCGACTCCGTCACCGATGTGCGCGAGGTCTTCCGCTCCTGGCAGGAGGGCACGGTCATCCGCTCCTGGCTGCTCGACCTGGCGGTCAACGCGCTGGATGACGACGAGCACCTGGACAAGCTCCGTGGTTTCGCCGCCGACTCTGGTGAGGGCCGCTGGACGGTGGAGGCCGCGATCGACAACGCGGTGCCGCTGCCCGCGATCACGGCGTCGCTCTTCGCGCGTTTTGCCTCGCGGCAGGACGACTCCCCGCAGATGAAGATGATCGCCGCGCTGCGCAACCAGTTCGGTGGCCACGCGGTCGAGAACAAGAAGTAA
- the gyrB gene encoding DNA topoisomerase (ATP-hydrolyzing) subunit B, giving the protein MLCQKGRFVADSGNPNENIPSTPGESVEVTAPGGTSTTGEVTASYDASAITVLEGLDAVRKRPGMYIGSTGERGLHHLVQEVVDNSVDEALAGHADTIDVTILADGGVRVIDNGRGIPVDIVPSEKKPAVEVVLTVLHAGGKFGGGGYAVSGGLHGVGVSVVNALSSRVSVEVKRDGYRWTQDYKLGVPTAPLARNEATEESGTTVTFWADGDIFETTEYSFETLARRFQEMAFLNKGLTIKLTDERESAKATAGADVAEVAEVAEEEQARTVTYHYEGGIVDFVTYLNSRKGDVIHQSVIDIDAEDKERLLSAEIAMQWNTQYSEGVYSFANTIHTHEGGTHEEGFRAALTTLVNKYARDKKLLREKDDNLTGDDIREGLTAIISVKLGEPQFEGQTKTKLGNTEAKTFVQKVVHEHLTDWFDRNPNEAADIIRKGIAAATARVAARKARDLTRRKGLLESASLPGKLSDCQSNDPTKCEIFIVEGDSAGGSAKSGRNPMYQAILPIRGKILNVEKARVDKILQNTEVQALISAFGTGVHEDFDIEKLRYHKIILMADADVDGQHINTLLLTFLFRFMRPLVEAGHVYLSRPPLYKIKWGRDDFEYAYSDRERDALVELGKQNGKRIKEDSIQRFKGLGEMNAEELRITTMDQDHRVLGQVTLDDAAQADDLFSVLMGEDVEARRSFIQRNAKDVRFLDI; this is encoded by the coding sequence GTGCTGTGCCAGAAAGGGCGCTTCGTGGCCGATTCCGGCAACCCCAACGAGAACATTCCGTCCACACCCGGTGAGAGCGTCGAGGTGACCGCCCCGGGCGGGACATCCACCACGGGCGAGGTCACCGCCTCGTACGACGCGAGCGCGATCACCGTCCTCGAGGGCTTGGACGCGGTCCGCAAGCGACCTGGCATGTACATCGGCTCGACCGGTGAGCGTGGCCTGCACCACCTGGTACAGGAAGTGGTCGACAACTCGGTCGACGAGGCCCTGGCCGGGCACGCGGACACGATCGACGTCACGATCCTCGCCGACGGCGGGGTCCGTGTGATCGACAACGGTCGTGGTATCCCGGTCGACATCGTGCCGTCGGAGAAGAAGCCGGCGGTCGAGGTCGTGCTGACCGTGCTGCACGCCGGCGGTAAGTTCGGCGGCGGCGGTTATGCCGTCTCCGGCGGTCTGCACGGTGTCGGTGTGTCCGTGGTGAACGCGCTGTCCTCGCGCGTCTCCGTCGAGGTCAAGCGGGACGGTTACCGCTGGACCCAGGACTACAAGCTCGGTGTGCCCACCGCTCCGCTGGCTCGTAACGAGGCCACCGAGGAGTCGGGTACGACGGTCACCTTCTGGGCCGACGGGGACATCTTCGAGACCACCGAGTACTCCTTCGAGACCCTGGCGCGCCGCTTCCAGGAGATGGCGTTCCTCAACAAGGGTCTGACGATCAAGCTCACCGACGAGCGTGAGTCGGCGAAGGCGACGGCGGGTGCGGATGTCGCCGAGGTGGCCGAGGTCGCCGAGGAGGAGCAGGCCCGTACGGTCACGTACCACTACGAAGGCGGCATCGTCGACTTCGTGACGTACCTCAACTCCCGCAAGGGCGATGTCATTCACCAGTCGGTGATCGACATCGATGCCGAGGACAAGGAGCGTCTCCTCTCGGCCGAGATCGCGATGCAGTGGAACACGCAGTACAGCGAGGGTGTGTACTCCTTCGCCAATACGATCCACACGCATGAGGGCGGTACGCACGAGGAGGGTTTCCGCGCGGCGCTGACGACGCTGGTCAACAAGTACGCGCGGGACAAGAAGCTGCTGCGCGAGAAGGACGACAACCTCACGGGTGATGACATCCGTGAGGGTCTGACGGCGATCATCTCGGTGAAGCTGGGCGAGCCGCAGTTCGAGGGCCAGACGAAGACCAAGCTGGGCAACACGGAGGCGAAGACCTTCGTCCAGAAGGTGGTCCACGAGCACCTGACGGACTGGTTCGACCGCAATCCGAACGAGGCCGCCGACATCATCCGCAAGGGCATCGCGGCGGCCACGGCCCGCGTGGCGGCCCGCAAGGCGCGTGATCTGACCCGTCGTAAGGGGCTTCTGGAGAGCGCCTCGCTGCCGGGCAAGCTGAGCGACTGCCAGTCCAACGACCCGACGAAGTGCGAGATCTTCATCGTCGAGGGTGACTCCGCCGGTGGTTCGGCGAAGTCCGGCCGTAACCCGATGTACCAGGCGATCCTGCCGATCCGCGGCAAGATCCTGAACGTCGAGAAGGCCCGGGTCGACAAGATCCTGCAGAACACCGAGGTCCAGGCGCTGATCTCGGCCTTCGGTACCGGGGTCCACGAGGACTTCGACATCGAGAAGCTCCGCTATCACAAGATCATTCTCATGGCGGACGCCGACGTCGACGGCCAGCACATCAACACCCTGCTGCTGACGTTCCTCTTCCGCTTCATGCGTCCGCTGGTCGAGGCCGGGCACGTGTATCTCTCCCGCCCGCCGCTCTACAAGATCAAGTGGGGCCGGGACGACTTCGAGTACGCGTACTCGGACCGGGAACGCGATGCGCTCGTCGAGCTGGGCAAGCAGAACGGCAAGCGGATCAAGGAGGACTCGATCCAGCGCTTCAAGGGTCTCGGTGAGATGAACGCCGAGGAGCTGCGCATCACCACGATGGACCAGGACCACCGGGTGCTCGGCCAGGTGACTCTGGACGACGCGGCGCAGGCTGACGACCTCTTCTCGGTGCTGATGGGTGAGGACGTGGAGGCGCGGCGCTCGTTCATCCAGCGCAATGCCAAGGACGTCCGCTTCCTCGACATCTGA